The Aspergillus luchuensis IFO 4308 DNA, chromosome 7, nearly complete sequence genome has a segment encoding these proteins:
- a CDS encoding uncharacterized protein (COG:S;~EggNog:ENOG410PSJE;~TransMembrane:1 (o6-28i)): MTRLYPLFILLFVLLILGTIFYITYSIIQDVKRNTRSKMEKKNVTFSRDGVTVGVKELKDEDYLDRSQSILVSMWNHTSFPAYKSRLWNMTKPTNWNENGAGGSSDDGLRDRFWSAAGKVGEWAGYQQGQEGERDKKGQ, from the exons atgACCCGCCTCTaccccctcttcatcctcctcttcgtgcTCCTCATCCTAGGCACAATCTTCTACATCACCTACTCGATCATCCAAGATGTGAAGCGCAACACGCGATccaagatggagaagaaaaacgtCACGTTCTCTCGGGATGGAGTCACTGTTGGTGTGAAGGagttgaaggatgaggattatTTGGATCGGAGTCagag TATCCTCGTCAGCATGTGGAATCATACCTCCTTCCCTGCGTATAAGAGTCGACTGTGGAATATGACGAAGCCGACGAATTGGAATGAGAATGGCGCTGGGGGCAGCAGTGATGACGGGTTGAGGGATCGGTTTTGGAGTGCGGCGGGGAAGGTTGGGGAGTGGGCTGGGTATCAGCAGGGtcaggagggggagagggataAGAAGGGGCAATGA
- a CDS encoding carbohydrate-binding module family 48 protein (COG:S;~EggNog:ENOG410PXEX;~InterPro:IPR013783,IPR032640,IPR014756): MGSYTFTWPYNANEVFVTGTFDDWGKTVKLDRVGDVFEKEVPLPVTDEKVHYKFVVDGIWTTDNRAPEEDDGSSNINNVLYPDQILKESTTPLLNGTADMAGVTPGSTTAALAAGVPKESSSKHGQNGYYPTISSAAPGSTTAALGQDVPLEQRANVPGSYPITPASEADKFSVNPIPASSGAGNPIKLNPGEKVPDPSTFNTNTISSTARTDRAGYEQGTSGGFPGSPAYDASAFAIPPVSKNMIPESSLPMGESQGATDPTYTIQSAAPTSTTAGLAAAVPLESQRQTSSRVPTRDVPDVVRQSMSEAHRDPEAATNKEAVDEKKEMEEELRRKVPVDNSTGAPAPTTVAGLGTSSGLGFTAGAAPSTNLGPSTGLDVATGMGTTTGLGAVAGATAAQGSQKETTSGLPAHDVPDVVKQSISEAHRDPEAAGVEETVEEKREVEEELQQKVPVSNQSGTPAPVITAATSERAPGASGAEPASESAPRATGAESASAQVSPRATTPTDGPTVTTGVATSKAPEESGPGASGREDTTEIPTKPAAGATGASATKTVDSGVESGIAPDETTPAPTAGATGASATKTADPTGTSGAPTSGTSKPAESAPTSNAAATSKPATNNAAGATTNGKEEKKKKKGFFSRLKEKLKSV; the protein is encoded by the exons ATGGGGAGCTACACATTTACATG GCCGTACAATGCGAACGAAGTGTTTGTCACCGGCACATTTGATGACTGGGGCAAGACAGTCAAATTGGATCGCGTAGGCGATGTCTTTGAGAAGGAAGTTCCCTTGCCAGTGACGGATGAGAAGGTGCACTACAAG TTCGTCGTTGACGGCATCTGGACCACCGATAACAGAGctcccgaagaagacgacggcAGTAGCAATATCAACAACGTTCTCTATCCTGACCAAATTCTTAAAGAATCAACCACACCTTTATTAAACGGCACTGCAGATATGGCCGGGGTCACACCAGGCTCGACAACCGCTGCATTGGCAGCCGGAGTCCCCAAGGAGTCCAGCAGCAAACATGGACAGAATGGATACTATCCCACCATCTCATCAGCCGCTCCGGGGTCGACTACTGCCGCGCTCGGCCAGGATGTGCCGCTCGAGCAGAGGGCCAATGTGCCCGGATCGTATCCCATTACCCCAGCCAGCGAAGCTGACAAGTTTTCCGTGAATCCAATTCCGGCGTCCAGTGGCGCAGGAAACCCGATCAAGCTGAATCCGGGGGAGAAGGTGCCTGATCCCAGCACCTTCAACACGAACACTATCTCTTCGACTGCACGTACCGACCGCGCCGGCTATGAGCAGGGCACTAGTGGTGGATTCCCCGGAAGCCCTGCTTATGATGCCAGTGCCTTTGCGATTCCCCCAGTGTCCAAGAACATGATCCCCGAGTCTAGTCTGCCAATGGGTGAAAGCCAGGGAGCGACTGACCCCACCTACACAATCCAGTCGGCTGCACCGACGTCCACGACTGCTGGACTTGCAGCTGCTGTCCCGCTGGAGTCTCAGCGACAAACAAGCAGCCGAGTGCCCACGCGAGATGTCCCGGACGTGGTGCGACAGTCGATGTCTGAAGCCCACCGGGACCCTGAGGCGGCCACCAACAAGGAGGCTGTcgatgagaagaaagaaatggaagaggaacttCGAAGGAAGGTTCCGGTGGACAACTCGACTGGCGCGCCGGCGCCTACCACTGTTGCCGGGCTTGGTACTTCATCTGGACTTGGGTTTACCGCTGGGGCTGCTCCTTCGACCAACCTTGGTCCTTCCACTGGCCTTGACGTTGCGACTGGTATGGGCACCACTACTGGCCTGGGTGCTGTGGCTGGGGCTACCGCTGCACAGGGCTCCCAGAAAGAGACAACCAGCGGGTTGCCGGCCCACGACGTCCCAGATGTGGTGAAGCAGTCGATCTCTGAAGCTCATCGGGATCCGGAGGCAGCAGGTGTCGAGGAGACTGTCGAAGAGAAGcgagaagtcgaagaagagctTCAACAGAAGGTTCCCGTGAGCAATCAGTCTGGCACACCCGCACCTGTGATCACGGCTGCGACTTCTGAGAGAGCACCCGGAGCGTCTGGTGCTGAACCTGCTTCGGAGAGCGCACCGCGTGCTACTGGTGCTGAGTCGGCTTCGGCCCAAGTTTCTCCCAGGGCCACTACCCCTACAGATGGGCCCACGGTGACCACCGGAGTTGCCACATCGAAGGCTCCCGAAGAGTCTGGACCTGGCGCATCTGGCCGTGAGGACACCACTGAGATTCCAACGAAGCCCGCTGCTGGTGCGACGGGAGCGAGTGCGACCAAGACTGTCGACTCTGGCGTAGAGAGTGGCATTGCTCCCGACGAGACGACGCCTGCTCCGACAGCTGGTGCCACGGGGGCCAGCGCAACGAAGACTGCCGATCCCACCGGGACCAGTGGTGCACCGACCAGTGGTACTAGCAAGCCAGCAGAGTCCGCGCCGACCAGCAATGCGGCGGCCACCTCGAAGCCGGCTACCAACAATGCCGCTGGAGCGACAACGAatggcaaggaagagaaaaagaagaagaagggcttTTTCTCGcgactgaaggagaagctgaAATCGGTTTAA
- a CDS encoding cyclic nucleotide-binding domain-containing protein (COG:T;~EggNog:ENOG410PGW3;~InterPro:IPR014710,IPR000595,IPR018488,IPR018490;~PFAM:PF00027), whose translation MTTAPSYFSSPSLPHIHSISSPARLSKSCSASDLLQTISVLTCRPLQSPSPDLPTSPLHCGRSGVLSGPSFASMAESAFPSAQQPLRVGTKDDKAAAFQKISEEDEYEVTSPTDPTFRSANAAAASSSTGSPFFGGGYGDNSGPIRFNRSPFDNGPREEDEEGADEFPPEDIRPTGAANQGFPNNYALGRRTSVSAESLNPTSAGSDSWTPPYHEKSEEQLARLKTAVSSNFLFSHLDDDQFKSVLDALVEKPIPAKGIKVISQGDAGDYFYIVENGHFDFMIHPSGSVQPGPEGMGNKVGSVGPGGSFGELALMYNAPRAATVVSVDPKSTLWALDRITFRRILMDSAFQRRRMYEAFLEEVPLLSSLKPYERAKIADALDAIKYPAGSTIINEGDPGDAFYLLESGEAEAFKNGVEGPVKSYKRGDYFGELALLDDKPRAASIVAKTEVKVAKLGRDGFKRLLGPVEDIMRRAEYESKPVPA comes from the coding sequence ATGACTACTGCCCCCTCCTacttttcctctccttctctcccgcACATACATTCCATTTCTTCACCTGCTCGCCTTTCCAAGTCTTGCTCAGCGTCTGACCTCCTTCAGACCATTTCCGTCCTTACGTGCCGGCCGCTTCAGTCGCCGTCTCCCGACCTTCCAACTTCCCCGCTTCACTGTGGCCGGAGCGGTGTTCTCTCCGGCCCTTCTTTCGCCAGCATGGCTGAGAGTGCATTCCCCAGcgcccaacaacccctccggGTGGGCACAAAAGACGACAAAGCCGCTGCTTTTCAGAAGATctccgaggaggacgaaTACGAGGTGACGTCACCAACCGATCCCACTTTTCGATCTGCCAACGCCGCTGCCGCATCCTCGTCGACCGGCAGCCccttctttggtggtggttatggCGATAACAGCGGTCCAATTCGTTTCAACAGGAGTCCCTTCGACAATGGGCCCagagaggaggacgaggagggtgcCGACGAGTTCCCTCCAGAAGACATCCGCCCCACGGGCGCCGCGAATCAGGGATTCCCCAATAACTACGCGCTGGGCCGCCGGACATCGGTTTCTGCAGAGTCACTGAACCCGACCTCGGCTGGCTCAGATAGCTGGACTCCCCCGTATCATGAGAAATCAGAGGAGCAGCTGGCTCGGCTGAAGACCGCGGTCAGCAgcaacttcctcttctcgcacctcgatgatgaccagTTCAAGAGTGTGCTCGATGCCCTGGTGGAGAAGCCTATCCCCGCCAAGGGTATCAAGGTCATCAGCCAGGGTGATGCTGGAGACTACTTTTACATCGTAGAGAATGGCCACTTTGACTTCATGATCCACCCGTCGGGCTCTGTGCAACCCGGTCCGGAGGGCATGGGCAACAAAGTCGGTTCGGTTGGACCTGGAGGCTCGTTTGGAGAGCTGGCTCTCATGTACAATGCGCCTCGCGCGGCCACCGTTGTGTCGGTGGACCCGAAGAGCACCCTCTGGGCCTTGGACCGCATCACTTTCCGCCGGATCCTCATGGACTCGGCCTTCCAGCGCCGTCGCATGTACGAGGCATTCCTCGAGGAGGTGCCGCTGCTGTCCAGCCTGAAGCCGTATGAGCGTGCCAAGATCGCCGATGCTCTGGACGCCATCAAGTATCCTGCTGGCTCTACGATCATTAACGAGGGCGATCCAGGTGATGCCTTCTACCTTCTCGAATccggggaggcggaggccTTCAAGAATGGTGTGGAGGGCCCTGTGAAGTCCTACAAGCGCGGCGACTACTTTGGTGAGCTAGCCTTGTTGGACGACAAGCCACGGGCCGCAAGCATCGTGGCCAAGACAGAGGTGAAGGTGGCGAAACTGGGCCGGGATGGCTTCAAGCGCTTACTCGGCCCTGTGGAAGATATCATGCGACGAGCGGAATATGAATCTAAACCTGTGCCCGCTTGA
- a CDS encoding uncharacterized protein (COG:S;~EggNog:ENOG410PNNI;~InterPro:IPR006620,IPR005123;~PFAM:PF13640;~go_function: GO:0005506 - iron ion binding [Evidence IEA];~go_function: GO:0016491 - oxidoreductase activity [Evidence IEA];~go_function: GO:0016705 - oxidoreductase activity, acting on paired donors, with incorporation or reduction of molecular oxygen [Evidence IEA];~go_function: GO:0031418 - L-ascorbic acid binding [Evidence IEA];~go_process: GO:0055114 - oxidation-reduction process [Evidence IEA]) gives MPKKTSNSKQQQPPSSTPKSHLQQKHQQQRQQPPNWPPLRPLIPSTSLTLDPLVPDQIYLIRNFFPSTLCKTYTSFLASLPLTTTPGKPKKGDAVRVNDRFQIQDEGFAEGLWSGTALKEMILNAGGDGEDEDEEEEAVTRDMKDIWGGEPIGLNGNIRIYRYSKGQFFDKHYDDSNAITFSSPGRPPRAARTTWTLLIYLTSCEGGETVFYPEATRSNRNPEPVSVAPVPGMALLHRHGDRCMLHEGKEVREGEKWVLRSDLVVAR, from the exons ATGCCCAAAAAGACATCCAActccaagcagcagcagcccccctcatccacccccaaatcccatctccaacaaaaacaccagcagcagcggcagcaaccCCCCAACTGGCCCCCTCTCCGCCCActcatcccctccacctctcTGACTCTCGACCCTCTCGTCCCCGACCAAATCTACCTCATCCggaacttcttcccctcgACGCTCTGCAAAACCTACACTTCATTCCTGGCCTCCCTGCCACTGACCACCACACCCGGCAAACCCAAAAAGGGCGATGCAGTGCGAGTCAATGATCGGTTTCAGATCCAGGATGAGGGGTTCGCGGAGGGTCTTTGGTCGGGGACGGcgttgaaggagatgatTCTGAATGCGGGgggagatggtgaagatgaagatgaagaagaggaagcagtGACGAGAGACATGAAAGATATCTGGGGCGGGGAACCCATTGGGCTGAATGGGAATATCCGTATATATCGGTATTCGAAGGGCCAGTTCTTCGATAAACATT ATGACGATTCCAATGCTATCACTTTCTCCTCGCCCGGTCGTCCGCCCCGTGCGGCCCGCACCACTTGGACGCTTCTTATCTACTTGACGAGCtgtgagggaggggaaacCGTCTTCTATCCAGAGGCGACCCGGTCCAATCGCAATCCGGAGCCGGTGTCGGTGGCTCCGGTGCCGGGGATGGCGCTGCTGCATCGGCATGGAGATCGGTGTATGTTgcatgaggggaaggaggtgcgggagggggagaagtggGTGTTGAGGAGTGATTTGGTGGTTGCACGATGA
- a CDS encoding forkhead domain protein (COG:K;~EggNog:ENOG410PQXQ;~InterPro:IPR036388,IPR001766,IPR036390,IPR008984, IPR000253;~PFAM:PF00250,PF00498;~go_function: GO:0003700 - DNA-binding transcription factor activity [Evidence IEA];~go_function: GO:0005515 - protein binding [Evidence IEA];~go_function: GO:0043565 - sequence-specific DNA binding [Evidence IEA];~go_process: GO:0006355 - regulation of transcription, DNA-templated [Evidence IEA]), translated as MSSSQTMTASAVGHRPPDAAPNMSSVYDYARSQQQHDDQPHPSPPSDSAIRPLHDSAPDSPPNGLSTLSSTTPVVKSEPGDHDSAPSASAPPEAQSDMRRQSAASALLAQLLGNQVSADGLESEDHPMPQAQDGAEPSQNNDQDVKSQWHFESTSEPPAAPADSTNGGADQYPPESTESLAPHQQDEKNPEQHTDLSFSNPDHGDSMSMKASDAVEGLTDPLLFSKASLDHPDLFSSFDITAAPKTPFEALQQNEMLTAAYLSQSADLSALGYSGGHLSHDIAGSVAGSEPRIQAFAKLEFDDGHFYCNTYSFILGRDVRAARAAHQREIQVRQAMRTSRAKSSSGGNTSHTPNRVKHEGSGILGSVVSDRGGIMGFDPDIPPHLPHHLSRRSSVSSHAESAPLHATPAQLQSTTDYNALAMQSLNEENGDAKPVDALALLPSPDACPTIPIHPPATVDGSAAGHRGISRKHVKIAYNFDRNLFEMEVMGRNGAFIGADWLSPGQVRPLHSGDYIQIGGVRIRFLLPDVPIGETGADRVEEPFTAEDENAQASTTAENETPAPKRASDGSETKETPKTTKIILKTRAEPDPSRPVQSVEGSGDPNQQPVRRRGPGRPPKDGIMSKRERAELAREQKLAAKREANGGVTPPPMNRPKAGKAPAPTSGATAPPKESVGAESPNSKPEKRKYTKRKKPDGTPMDFPLPSTEGGQFPMEHRPEEFIKAPPVKKRKPSRSPSPNYPPESAYTPEDLAKPPYNYAVLIFDALTEAGTPMTLKQIYRALKLKYPYFRFKCETEGWTSSVRHNLNGNSHLFMHAERDGKGWSWQLRPGASVEKEKKRRPSPPPPASQPPSAPAATPQYMPQLNPSYGNQHGQPGMANPHFQFPSMPPNPYAPPPPPPPAPAPNPTPTPHHSSPYPPPAPAAASTPFPIPSPLRNNLPPAFAQTTPSTYTSPYASDPPPQLVQLQQSQQTQPMPPQPQHQSPYPPPNPPSMPPMNAPPHQGHHPPPPPPGPPMQHPPPNMGMGHDPGPGPMDNSEASSFNERASKAIDDFEAVLMEDYEDKNYIREVLKSARARVLGNATDSSFPGGEPKDEAVILDALRNLIGSLKDE; from the coding sequence ATGTCGTCGTCGCAGACCATGACAGCGTCTGCGGTGGGCCATCGTCCGCCAGATGCTGCTCCAAATATGTCGTCCGTGTACGACTACGCCCgctcccagcagcaacacgaCGACCAACCGCACCCCTCCCCGCCCAGCGACTCCGCAATCCGCCCTCTGCACGATTCTGCCCCCGACTCTCCTCCCAATGGCCTGTCTACCCTgtcctcaaccacccccgTGGTCAAATCCGAACCCGGCGACCACGATTCTGCCCCCTCCGCGTCCGCTCCTCCAGAAGCCCAGTCCGATATGCGTCGTCAATCGGCCGCCAGCGCGCTCCTGGCTCAACTCCTCGGGAACCAGGTCTCGGCCGACGGGCTGGAGTCTGAGGATCATCCAATGCCGCAAGCCCAAGACGGGGCCGAGCCGTCCCAAAATAACGACCAGGATGTAAAGAGTCAATGGCACTTCGAATCGACCTCCGAACCCCCGGCTGCCCCTGCAGATTCGACCAATGGAGGCGCGGATCAATATCCGCCGGAATCGACTGAATCGCTGGCTCCTCACCAACAAGACGAGAAAAACCCCGAACAACATACCGATTTATCCTTTTCGAACCCAGATCATGGCGATAGTATGTCAATGAAGGCATCAGATGCTGTAGAAGGCTTGACGGATCCGTTACTGTTCTCCAAAGCGAGTTTAGACCATCCCGAccttttttcctccttcgATATCACCGCCGCTCCGAAGACCCCGTTTGAAGCCCTTCAGCAGAATGAGATGCTTACCGCCGCCTACCTCTCGCAAAGCGCTGATCTTTCCGCCCTTGGCTATTCTGGTGGGCATTTGTCTCACGATATCGCTGGCTCAGTCGCGGGATCGGAGCCCCGAATCCAGGCATTTGCGAAGCTAGAATTCGATGACGGTCACTTTTACTGCAATACATACTCCTTCATTCTTGGACGTGATGTACGGGCGGCCCGGGCGGCGCATCAGCGCGAAATCCAGGTCCGTCAGGCGATGAGGACTTCCCGGGCTAAGAGTTCGAGCGGTGGCAACACGTCGCATACGCCCAACCGCGTGAAACATGAGGGCAGTGGCATCTTAGGAAGTGTGGTCAGTGACCGCGGTGGTATTATGGGGTTTGATCCCGATATTCCGCCTCATTTACCACACCATCTCAGTCGTCGCTCGTCCGTGTCTTCCCACGCTGAATCGGCTCCGTTGCATGCGACTCCGGCCCAATTACAATCGACTACTGATTACAATGCACTTGCAATGCAGTCCTTGAACGAAGAGAACGGCGATGCGAAGCCAGTGGATGCTTTGGCTTTACTTCCTTCGCCGGATGCGTGTCCAACGATCCCTATTCATCCCCCAGCGACGGTCGACGGTAGTGCTGCCGGGCATCGAGGGATCTCACGTAAACATGTCAAAATTGCATACAACTTTGACCGAAACCTTTTCGAAATGGAGGTTATGGGAAGAAATGGCGCTTTTATCGGCGCGGATTGGCTATCACCGGGGCAAGTAAGACCCTTACATAGTGGCGATTATATCCAAATAGGAGGCGTCCGCATCCGCTTCCTGCTTCCCGACGTCCCAATTGGCGAAACTGGAGCAGATAGAGTGGAAGAACCATTTACGGCCGAAGACGAGAATGCTCAGGCTTCAACCACGGCCGAGAACGAAACGCCAGCTCCGAAGCGCGCATCTGATGGCTCAGAGACAAAGGAGACGCCGAAGACCACGAAGATCATTCTCAAGACCCGGGCTGAACCTGATCCGTCGCGACCAGTGCAGTCCGTTGAAGGCTCCGGAGATCCCAACCAGCAGCCTGTTCGGCGTCGTGGTCCTGGACGGCCGCCTAAGGACGGCATCATGTCCAAACGCGAGCGAGCCGAACTGGCAAGAGAACAGAAGTTGGCGGCGAAGCGCGAGGCCAATGGAGGCGTCACTCCTCCGCCCATGAACCGTCCCAAAGCTGGAaaggcaccagcaccaaccagTGGTGCTACGGCACCACCCAAAGAATCAGTTGGTGCGGAGTCGCCTAATTCCAAGCCGGAGAAGCGCAAGTacacgaagaggaagaagcctgATGGTACGCCCATGGACTTTCCACTACCCTCAACCGAGGGCGGCCAGTTTCCCATGGAACATCGCCCAGAGGAGTTCATCAAGGCACCTCCagtcaagaagcgcaagcccTCTCGCTCACCATCGCCCAATTACCCTCCCGAATCCGCCTACACACCGGAGGATCTGGCCAAACCACCATACAATTATGCCGTGCTTATCTTTGATGCCCTCACTGAGGCTGGTACTCCGATGACGCTCAAGCAGATTTACCGCGCGCTGAAGCTGAAATACCCGTATTTCCGATTCAAGTGTGAAACCGAAGGCTGGACGTCTAGTGTGCGACATAACCTCAATGGCAACAGCCATCTCTTCATGCATGCAGAGCGTGATGGCAAAGGATGGTCGTGGCAGCTCCGCCCAGGGGCATCggttgagaaggaaaagaagcgacGCCCgtcgcctcctccgccggcgTCGCAGCCTCCGTCTGCACCGGCAGCTACTCCCCAGTATATGCCTCAGCTGAACCCATCCTATGGCAATCAGCATGGACAACCTGGGATGGCCAATCCGCACTTCCAATTTCCCTCTATGCCTCCCAATCCTTAtgcacctcctcctcctcctcccccagctCCTGCCCCCAATCCTACTCCTACACCTCACCATTCCAGTCCCTATCCGCCTCctgctccagctgctgcctctACACCCTTCCCGATACCGAGTCCGCTCCGCAACAACCTTCCACCTGCTTTTGCGCAGACCACACCCTCCACTTATACCTCGCCTTATGCCTCGGATCCGCCGCCGCAGCTGGTTCAGCTGCAGCAGTCGCAACAGACGCAGCCAATGCCACCCCAACCACAGCACCAGTCACCTTATCctccacccaacccaccGTCCATGCCGCCGATGAATGCACCGCCACATcaaggccatcatcctcccccgccgcccCCAGGTCCACCTATGCAGCATCCTCCGCCGAATATGGGCATGGGTCACGACCCTGGGCCGGGCCCAATGGACAACTCGGAGGCGTCGTCGTTCAATGAGCGGGCCAGCAAGGCGATTGACGACTTTGAAGCGGTCCTGATGGAAGACTACGAGGATAAGAACTACATCCGGGAGGTGCTCAAGAGTGCCCGCGCTCGCGTTCTCGGCAATGCCACGGATAGTTCGTTCCCCGGCGGCGAACCGAAGGATGAAGCAGTCATCCTGGATGCGCTTCGTAATCTGATCGGTAGCTTAAAGGACGAATAG